A single region of the Phycisphaerae bacterium genome encodes:
- a CDS encoding AAA family ATPase, which yields MVSNSTQPQEQDNGRNAHNRIETGTSHGPGFRRTGELKPISAVAENDLFQQPVADGHSDDWLAGLHTLLRWKGTILSVFIVAAIASLAIIRTSIEPQYGSTAVIRIASNIPRVLYKTEDNGTVPLFQSYLNTQVSVMQSHEVLSRVIERDDVKATHWYQSAVEGGASPTRLIDRLSRQLAVTVRRGTELVDMTIETDDPDESAVLVNAAAESYCRYWDALQIENEHRRLSALRKQLDDVQSDINTLFEKKHSLSARMGTELHQEVRTRLLTELNSRKAALSLLRQERRVRAMDAAGSNVSASEAVPATADSARLVIQDVLDDIRLDRVPPEVQADASWLRHQEEFVSAKKRLDLMRRQFGESHPALQSAMADLEQARRMLRLTEQRMGLTALDSTETTGSPDHREEVLSNSIAELEAQLASSEALAQEIARTEEQYDESKAMRKELMDRLNALETESNAPARVSIQSAGVVRAQPSTDRRMLLSACALLASGLLALGVGYVRGRIDPKIHELSDIQSDATMGTPFLGQLPHARDVLNLGDDTLLGQAVNENIRIIRTMLLHRLGGHGGAVAVTSPEANSGKTTIAVMLARSLAVIGRRVLLVDVDLIHPSVTRHFDAARGPGLRCVLTNRARDDEAIISTDIAGLDVLPVGKRVGSDDNDVLAQGGFSASLQRWRSAYDIVLLDSPPVLSMANARIAAANSDGAIMVLRSSGSNRDDALEAYAGLSAAGARLLGSVLVGVHGGSAYYPYNYCRQYLETEVLLA from the coding sequence ATGGTGTCGAATTCAACCCAGCCTCAGGAGCAGGACAATGGTCGAAACGCCCACAACCGCATTGAAACCGGTACTTCGCACGGACCCGGATTTCGACGGACCGGCGAACTGAAACCAATCAGTGCAGTGGCGGAAAACGACCTCTTCCAGCAGCCCGTCGCTGACGGCCACTCCGACGACTGGCTCGCGGGACTGCACACGCTCTTGCGCTGGAAGGGCACGATCCTGAGTGTCTTTATCGTGGCGGCAATCGCGTCGCTGGCGATTATCCGGACCTCTATCGAACCGCAGTACGGATCGACTGCCGTGATTCGAATCGCGTCCAACATTCCGCGCGTGCTTTACAAGACCGAAGACAATGGGACGGTTCCACTGTTTCAATCCTACTTGAACACGCAAGTCTCAGTGATGCAAAGCCATGAGGTTCTTTCTCGCGTCATTGAGCGCGATGACGTGAAGGCAACGCACTGGTACCAGTCCGCCGTCGAGGGTGGTGCAAGTCCGACCCGGCTGATCGATCGCCTGAGCCGGCAATTGGCCGTGACGGTGCGCCGAGGTACCGAATTGGTCGATATGACGATCGAGACGGACGACCCGGACGAGTCGGCGGTGCTCGTCAATGCGGCCGCTGAATCATATTGCCGATACTGGGACGCGTTGCAGATCGAAAATGAACATCGCCGCCTTTCTGCACTTCGCAAGCAGCTGGATGATGTGCAGTCAGACATCAACACGCTGTTCGAGAAAAAGCACTCCCTGTCAGCGCGCATGGGCACTGAACTGCACCAGGAAGTCCGCACGCGCCTGTTGACAGAGCTGAATTCCAGGAAGGCGGCGCTTTCGCTGCTTCGACAGGAGCGCCGGGTTCGAGCCATGGACGCGGCCGGCTCGAACGTCAGCGCATCGGAGGCGGTGCCGGCCACGGCGGACTCGGCGCGGTTGGTGATTCAGGATGTGCTTGACGATATTCGACTGGACCGGGTTCCTCCTGAGGTCCAGGCGGATGCATCGTGGCTTCGCCACCAGGAGGAATTTGTCAGTGCCAAGAAGCGCCTCGATTTGATGCGCCGTCAGTTTGGTGAATCTCATCCGGCTTTGCAGTCCGCGATGGCTGATTTGGAACAGGCAAGACGGATGCTGCGGCTTACTGAGCAACGCATGGGATTGACCGCGTTGGATTCGACCGAAACCACGGGTTCGCCTGATCACCGCGAAGAAGTGCTTTCGAATTCCATCGCGGAGCTTGAGGCCCAACTGGCGTCAAGCGAGGCGCTTGCCCAGGAGATTGCGCGCACCGAGGAACAGTACGACGAAAGCAAAGCGATGCGGAAGGAGTTGATGGATCGACTGAATGCGCTGGAGACGGAGAGCAACGCGCCGGCGCGAGTCAGTATCCAATCAGCCGGAGTTGTTCGCGCGCAGCCATCGACGGACCGACGAATGCTGCTGTCCGCTTGCGCGCTTCTGGCGTCGGGACTCCTCGCGTTGGGCGTCGGCTATGTGCGCGGGCGGATTGATCCGAAGATCCATGAATTGAGTGACATCCAGTCCGACGCGACGATGGGAACTCCATTCCTCGGCCAGTTGCCTCATGCCCGCGACGTATTGAATCTGGGAGATGACACACTGCTCGGCCAGGCTGTGAATGAGAACATCCGCATCATTCGAACGATGCTCCTGCATCGACTCGGCGGGCACGGTGGCGCGGTGGCTGTGACCAGCCCCGAGGCGAATTCCGGAAAGACGACGATCGCCGTGATGCTTGCGCGAAGTCTGGCAGTGATCGGCCGACGCGTCCTTCTGGTTGACGTGGACCTGATCCATCCTTCCGTGACCCGGCACTTCGATGCAGCCCGCGGGCCGGGCCTTCGCTGTGTGCTGACCAATCGTGCTCGCGACGATGAGGCGATTATTTCAACGGATATCGCCGGCCTCGATGTGCTGCCCGTCGGAAAGCGCGTCGGCTCGGACGATAACGACGTTCTCGCGCAGGGCGGTTTCTCAGCAAGTTTGCAGCGATGGCGTTCGGCCTATGACATCGTACTGCTAGATAGTCCGCCTGTGCTCTCGATGGCAAACGCGCGCATTGCGGCCGCCAATTCAGATGGCGCGATCATGGTACTTCGTTCCTCCGGCTCCAATCGCGATGATGCGTTGGAAGCTTATGCGGGATTGTCTGCGGCCGGCGCAAGGTTGCTCGGTTCGGTGCTGGTCGGCGTTCACGGCGGGTCAGCGTATTACCCATACAATTACTGCCGTCAATATCTGGAAACCGAGGTGCTCCTGGCATGA
- a CDS encoding NDP-sugar synthase, giving the protein MSFGVHAIILAGAHQWRPSVFERWLPRTLVPIANRPLIDYPLSWLRSAELMHVRICANSDTHFLKQRLGHGASHEIGISFYEDHLPRGPAGCAADAARDMDADTFVLVDGTIIPQSIHLPSVLEDHASAGAAFTIVAHQTQQSTRMRPALVPTGVYICSRRALRFISTTGYQDIKEMLLPRLHDAGEAIAVHTVDSIAPRVSGAATSFGATAFVLSMMLESPNEISCYERRSDALVHDTARIGDGVHMLGPVLIGADTVVEDGAMIVGPTSIGEGCRIKRESKICRSILWNAAAVGESAYVDHSILTFGSIVPAEANITRQIHYRSRSAGNLIRRAFRPSRIG; this is encoded by the coding sequence ATGTCGTTCGGTGTACACGCCATCATCCTGGCGGGCGCCCACCAATGGCGTCCGTCGGTCTTCGAGCGTTGGCTCCCGCGCACGCTGGTTCCGATCGCCAATCGCCCGCTGATTGATTATCCGCTGTCGTGGCTGCGTTCAGCAGAACTCATGCACGTGCGAATCTGCGCGAACAGCGATACGCACTTCCTGAAGCAGCGATTGGGGCACGGCGCTTCGCACGAGATCGGAATCAGCTTCTACGAGGACCACCTGCCACGCGGCCCCGCCGGTTGCGCGGCCGATGCGGCGCGCGATATGGACGCCGACACGTTTGTCCTTGTGGATGGGACGATCATTCCACAATCAATTCATCTGCCGTCCGTTCTGGAGGATCATGCGTCCGCCGGCGCGGCTTTTACGATTGTCGCACATCAGACTCAGCAATCCACGAGGATGAGGCCGGCGCTTGTGCCGACAGGCGTCTATATCTGTTCACGCCGGGCGCTGCGGTTCATTTCAACAACGGGCTATCAGGACATCAAGGAAATGCTGCTTCCGCGCCTGCACGATGCGGGAGAAGCGATCGCGGTCCATACGGTGGACTCGATCGCGCCCCGTGTGAGCGGCGCGGCAACAAGCTTTGGAGCGACGGCGTTCGTGCTCTCCATGATGCTGGAATCACCGAATGAGATTAGCTGCTATGAGCGCCGGTCCGACGCACTCGTTCATGACACGGCGCGGATTGGCGACGGGGTTCACATGCTGGGCCCTGTCCTCATCGGAGCCGACACGGTGGTTGAGGATGGCGCGATGATCGTCGGCCCCACATCGATCGGCGAAGGATGTCGCATCAAGCGAGAATCCAAAATCTGCCGCAGCATTTTGTGGAACGCAGCGGCAGTCGGTGAATCGGCGTATGTGGATCATTCGATACTGACCTTCGGCTCGATTGTTCCCGCAGAGGCCAACATCACGCGCCAAATACATTATCGATCGAGATCAGCCGGCAATCTAATCCGGCGTGCATTCAGGCCTTCACGCATCGGCTGA
- a CDS encoding choice-of-anchor M domain-containing protein, which translates to MKRKHMSAVPAVLITLSSWSHVAQAGLPEWTSGHGDIGIAYHDGEWDLHIHSEGAVIGGVTYIDDEFDSGGVRIRVPEQMLTARPVDSGWNPIGVGAGSSFWLLPQTEVVGVPFVGIGTEEIAPGEFVGDSINLRLTGVTSPSGLGTFSVFQTDLFGQPNFFMSSADGIDLGDVLTLHAAGHIHVNFGFSEPGLWAITWEASGLHVSDGLVMGAATYYFNVIPEPSTAVLLMLSITAVFRRRVR; encoded by the coding sequence ATGAAACGAAAACACATGTCGGCCGTTCCGGCCGTGCTCATAACGTTGTCGAGCTGGTCCCATGTCGCTCAGGCCGGACTGCCTGAGTGGACTTCCGGCCACGGCGACATCGGAATTGCCTACCATGACGGCGAATGGGACCTGCACATCCATTCCGAGGGCGCCGTCATCGGCGGAGTTACCTACATCGATGATGAATTCGACAGTGGCGGTGTCCGAATCCGTGTCCCAGAGCAGATGCTAACCGCGCGGCCGGTTGATTCGGGTTGGAATCCGATCGGCGTGGGTGCGGGAAGCTCGTTCTGGTTGCTGCCACAGACCGAAGTCGTCGGCGTTCCCTTCGTGGGAATCGGCACGGAGGAGATCGCGCCGGGTGAGTTCGTCGGCGATTCGATCAACCTGAGGTTGACCGGCGTCACGTCACCGAGCGGTCTCGGTACATTTTCAGTTTTCCAGACCGATCTTTTCGGACAACCGAATTTCTTTATGTCGAGCGCGGACGGGATTGACCTTGGAGATGTGCTGACACTGCATGCGGCCGGACACATTCACGTGAATTTCGGCTTCAGCGAGCCGGGCCTCTGGGCCATCACGTGGGAGGCCTCTGGCTTGCATGTGTCGGACGGCTTGGTGATGGGAGCGGCAACTTACTACTTCAACGTGATACCGGAGCCTTCGACCGCTGTGCTCCTCATGCTTTCAATCACGGCGGTGTTTCGTCGCCGCGTGAGGTGA
- the fliM gene encoding flagellar motor switch protein FliM, protein MADILDQSEVDALLNAVGEGDVDAETGVVSARQPAASTTRDVALYDFKRPERVSKDQMRSLQSIHEAFARNFGASLSGFLRTIVETRVSTTEQLTYSEFIHSLPSPTCFTLLSADPLDGQLCLELSPLIVFPIVDRLLGGTNTEIFIPQRPLTAIEMRLMSRIINRALANLAEAWTDLIKVTFAVTGTESNPHLVQIVAPNEVVVVVGFEIKIGARAGTMSICIPFNVIEPVVGKLGAQSWLAYSHRVGSKAQEDHVAHNLKKARVEARAYLGATELTVQELISLAPGDILKLEKLASRDFILQVEGRNKYAGRIGKLRGHRALQLTRRAMPDENL, encoded by the coding sequence ATGGCCGACATTCTCGATCAAAGTGAAGTCGATGCGTTACTCAATGCCGTTGGTGAAGGCGATGTGGATGCCGAAACGGGCGTCGTCAGCGCCCGTCAGCCGGCTGCCAGTACGACGCGGGACGTCGCGCTCTACGATTTCAAGCGTCCGGAGCGCGTCAGCAAGGATCAGATGCGATCGCTTCAATCAATACATGAGGCGTTCGCACGCAATTTCGGCGCGTCGCTGTCCGGTTTTCTAAGGACCATCGTCGAAACCCGCGTCTCGACGACCGAGCAGCTCACCTACAGCGAATTTATTCACTCACTCCCCAGTCCGACCTGTTTCACTTTGCTTTCCGCCGACCCCCTGGACGGCCAGCTCTGCCTGGAACTGAGCCCACTGATCGTCTTTCCGATCGTCGACCGCCTACTCGGCGGCACGAACACCGAGATTTTTATACCGCAGCGACCGCTCACGGCGATCGAGATGCGGCTGATGAGCCGCATCATCAATCGGGCCCTCGCGAATCTGGCGGAGGCGTGGACCGACCTGATCAAGGTGACGTTTGCAGTCACCGGCACCGAGAGCAATCCGCATCTCGTGCAGATTGTCGCTCCGAATGAAGTGGTGGTGGTGGTTGGATTCGAAATAAAAATCGGGGCGAGGGCGGGCACGATGAGTATCTGCATTCCCTTCAACGTGATCGAGCCGGTTGTCGGGAAGCTCGGCGCTCAAAGCTGGCTGGCCTATTCACACAGGGTTGGCAGCAAAGCTCAGGAAGACCATGTCGCACACAACCTGAAAAAGGCCCGTGTCGAAGCCCGAGCCTACCTCGGTGCGACCGAACTCACCGTGCAGGAACTCATTTCGCTTGCGCCCGGCGATATCCTAAAACTCGAGAAGCTCGCTTCGCGGGATTTTATTCTCCAGGTCGAAGGTCGGAATAAATACGCCGGCCGCATCGGAAAGCTCCGAGGGCATCGCGCATTGCAGCTCACGCGCCGAGCAATGCCCGACGAGAATCTATAA
- a CDS encoding sugar transferase, with the protein MLTVTIITESRQPEAGPGRGSAQSILSLPLGTGTVLSRLCEQVTRIGSRDVWIVSDSSSGLSEIDLESVESKTGVSIRLMGRYEVPRSLLSLEPSDMLLFIEPSHWPACGHNLTAIRKEVTGLPGAIHSVAVGADRTDACERVLFDHAGRVHRIRRLYAGVTQTLRLRGVVTHSILPVAAMEGIEFTSVSDLPSRLAAAGVVARDFAVETDIFDLRLPREYLGVCEAETSRLIAGPVPADYSRLQPGVIVGRGAIVDPSATLHGPVIIQGGCMIENNVTIIGPAVIGAGARLAPGVHVVQAVVCQQAQLATGSTARHCIVVNELRHDGHDQDSQHFNACGWTADEIERANADEWSGDGRMFAGNAMQTPESDFDDMPTDAVAPELSETATIGPVAHACKRAVDILLTLVALLLALPVMLVAAVLVKLDSRGPLMFIHYREGRFGHPFPCLKFRTMTADAHELQRKLASQNMLDGPHFKITNDPRVTRIGRVLRKYNIDELPQLFNVLAGHMSLVGPRPSPFRENQYCVPWRRARLSVRPGVTGIWQICRSGRHEGDFQQWIYYDMIYVRRMTPWLDLKILAATAYALLTSNEVPVSWLVASQHAARQRPIDTYQNDSVFDPDERPASLEPAEALHSAGV; encoded by the coding sequence TTGCTGACTGTCACGATTATCACCGAGTCTCGACAGCCCGAAGCGGGCCCTGGCCGCGGGTCTGCGCAATCCATTCTGTCCCTTCCGCTCGGCACTGGCACCGTACTGAGCCGCCTTTGCGAACAGGTGACGCGGATAGGCTCACGAGATGTCTGGATCGTGAGTGATTCGTCTTCCGGCCTTTCAGAAATTGATCTTGAATCCGTCGAGTCGAAAACCGGCGTCAGCATTCGTCTGATGGGCCGCTATGAAGTTCCGCGCAGCCTGTTGTCACTCGAACCCTCTGACATGCTCCTCTTCATCGAGCCAAGCCACTGGCCGGCATGCGGCCATAATCTCACAGCGATCAGGAAGGAGGTCACGGGGTTGCCCGGTGCGATCCATTCCGTCGCGGTCGGTGCGGATCGAACCGACGCCTGCGAACGCGTCCTGTTCGACCACGCAGGACGCGTTCATCGAATTCGACGTCTGTACGCGGGCGTCACACAGACTCTCCGCTTGCGCGGCGTGGTCACCCACTCCATTCTTCCAGTGGCCGCGATGGAAGGCATCGAATTCACGTCGGTCAGCGATCTGCCTTCTCGACTGGCGGCAGCCGGAGTCGTCGCGCGCGATTTCGCTGTTGAAACCGATATCTTCGACCTGCGATTGCCGCGTGAGTATCTCGGCGTCTGTGAGGCGGAAACCTCTCGACTGATCGCCGGTCCTGTGCCTGCGGATTACTCACGCCTTCAGCCGGGAGTGATCGTCGGACGAGGCGCCATCGTGGATCCCAGCGCCACCCTTCACGGCCCGGTCATCATCCAAGGCGGATGCATGATCGAAAATAATGTCACAATCATCGGGCCGGCGGTGATCGGCGCGGGTGCACGACTCGCCCCCGGCGTGCATGTCGTCCAGGCAGTCGTTTGCCAGCAGGCTCAACTGGCGACCGGTTCAACCGCCCGACATTGCATCGTCGTCAACGAATTGCGGCATGACGGCCACGATCAAGACTCCCAACACTTCAACGCTTGCGGGTGGACCGCCGACGAAATTGAACGCGCGAACGCGGACGAATGGAGTGGCGATGGCCGGATGTTTGCGGGAAACGCGATGCAGACTCCGGAATCCGATTTCGACGATATGCCGACTGATGCCGTCGCGCCTGAGCTTTCCGAGACGGCCACGATCGGTCCCGTGGCTCATGCGTGTAAGCGCGCCGTGGACATTCTGCTTACGCTTGTCGCACTGCTGCTTGCCCTGCCGGTGATGCTGGTGGCGGCCGTGCTCGTAAAGCTGGATTCACGCGGACCGCTCATGTTCATCCATTATCGCGAAGGCCGATTCGGGCACCCTTTTCCCTGCCTGAAATTTCGAACCATGACAGCAGACGCACATGAACTTCAGCGCAAGCTGGCAAGCCAGAACATGCTTGACGGACCGCATTTCAAGATCACGAACGACCCCCGCGTGACGAGAATCGGCCGGGTCCTCCGGAAGTACAACATCGATGAGCTACCACAGCTATTCAATGTGCTGGCTGGGCATATGAGCCTGGTGGGGCCCCGTCCCTCGCCATTTCGAGAAAACCAGTATTGCGTGCCTTGGCGACGCGCCCGATTGTCGGTGCGGCCGGGCGTCACGGGAATCTGGCAGATCTGTCGCTCTGGACGCCATGAAGGCGACTTCCAGCAGTGGATTTATTACGACATGATCTATGTGCGTCGGATGACGCCGTGGCTCGATCTCAAGATCCTTGCGGCGACGGCCTATGCCCTTCTCACTTCGAACGAAGTGCCCGTCTCCTGGCTGGTTGCATCTCAGCACGCCGCGAGACAGAGGCCGATCGACACTTACCAGAACGATTCAGTTTTCGATCCGGATGAGCGGCCCGCCAGCCTCGAACCCGCCGAGGCGCTCCACTCCGCTGGAGTCTGA
- a CDS encoding alginate lyase family protein, translating into MQSLNWYIRRLQSMTLAEMVWRARGLARGAADRAMYRRRMQPLSIDHFCDPVPGNSLPYGDSRAVVPTDRTPREAADQSPGTPDSPHALRADPAGLIERAEAILRGEIHLLGMSPTQIGERIDWNREYRSGKATPTVFAAAIDYRDFSVTGDCKWVWELSRHHHLVVLGRAYAASGDRRYALAVASQLKSWLDQCPFGCGMNWRSPLELAIRLINWVWAIELIRPAEVIDATLGRQISESVYRHLWDVSRKYSRFSSANNHLIGEAAGVFIGASYFSWLRGAATWRSEARQILIGEMASQTHEDGGHREQATGYQLFVMQFFTLAGVVGRRTDGAFPASYWNRLERMYEFIGSLLEGGPMPLWGDCDDGYVLDLGEDRHDPREWLAVGASIFDRADLASAADRATGTVKTLLGESAATSVIRMAESHSKSAQSKAFTRTGIYLLQRTRDTAGPALSLTFDAGELGFGTIAAHGHADALSFTLRINGANFVVDPGTFDYFTHPDWRNHFRGTAAHNTIEIDGQNQSELLGSFLWGRRATTKLIDWSSDNLRTGVAAEHDGYCRLMHPAIHRRSVRLDTESASIELVDEIIGNDRHRVRQYFHFAPECRVFTVNPHLIRLVRPEGELDIALDPATSVSLFVGDPRTKLGFVSRRYHDRAVSTTLVAGCESNRGVRITTRMWAYCPNRGRSRISDGDPEYNRHYGFEGIQERSASTKITP; encoded by the coding sequence ATGCAATCATTGAACTGGTACATTCGACGCCTTCAATCGATGACTCTCGCGGAGATGGTCTGGCGCGCGAGGGGACTGGCGCGCGGAGCAGCCGATCGCGCGATGTATCGACGCCGAATGCAACCGCTATCGATCGATCATTTCTGCGACCCGGTGCCCGGAAACAGTCTGCCTTACGGCGACTCGCGCGCCGTGGTTCCGACCGATCGAACGCCGCGCGAGGCCGCCGATCAGTCGCCGGGAACACCTGATTCACCTCATGCGCTGCGTGCCGATCCTGCTGGGTTGATTGAACGGGCGGAGGCAATTCTTCGGGGAGAAATCCATCTGCTGGGGATGTCGCCGACGCAGATTGGTGAGCGAATCGACTGGAATCGGGAGTATCGATCGGGCAAGGCGACGCCGACGGTTTTCGCCGCGGCGATCGACTACCGCGATTTTTCCGTGACGGGAGATTGTAAATGGGTCTGGGAACTGAGCCGGCATCATCATCTTGTGGTTCTGGGGCGCGCCTACGCGGCCAGCGGCGACCGTCGCTATGCCCTGGCAGTGGCATCTCAGCTTAAAAGCTGGCTGGACCAGTGCCCTTTCGGTTGTGGAATGAACTGGCGCAGCCCGCTCGAACTGGCGATTCGGCTGATCAACTGGGTGTGGGCAATCGAGCTAATTCGACCGGCAGAGGTAATTGATGCGACGCTGGGGCGGCAAATCAGCGAATCAGTTTATCGTCATCTCTGGGACGTCTCGCGGAAGTACTCGAGATTCTCATCGGCGAATAACCACCTGATCGGTGAAGCGGCAGGCGTATTTATCGGCGCGAGTTATTTCTCATGGCTCCGTGGCGCGGCGACGTGGCGCTCCGAGGCGCGGCAAATTCTGATTGGCGAAATGGCCAGTCAGACGCATGAGGACGGTGGCCATCGAGAACAGGCAACCGGTTATCAACTCTTCGTGATGCAATTCTTCACGCTGGCAGGCGTCGTGGGACGACGTACCGACGGAGCCTTTCCCGCGTCATACTGGAATCGGCTGGAGCGGATGTACGAGTTCATCGGATCATTACTTGAAGGTGGACCGATGCCACTCTGGGGAGATTGCGACGACGGCTATGTGCTCGATCTGGGTGAGGATCGCCATGATCCGAGGGAGTGGCTCGCGGTCGGGGCATCGATTTTCGATCGCGCCGATCTGGCAAGTGCGGCCGATCGCGCGACAGGCACCGTGAAAACTCTCCTTGGAGAATCCGCTGCGACGAGTGTGATTCGGATGGCCGAGTCTCATTCGAAAAGCGCCCAATCAAAGGCATTCACTCGAACCGGCATCTACCTGCTTCAACGCACACGGGATACAGCCGGGCCGGCATTGAGTCTCACATTTGATGCGGGGGAACTGGGCTTCGGGACCATCGCGGCCCACGGCCATGCCGATGCCCTGTCGTTCACGCTTCGCATCAATGGCGCCAATTTCGTGGTGGATCCCGGAACATTCGACTACTTCACGCATCCGGACTGGCGCAACCACTTCCGCGGCACAGCGGCCCATAACACAATTGAGATCGACGGCCAGAATCAGTCCGAACTTCTTGGATCGTTTCTCTGGGGCCGGCGAGCGACGACGAAACTGATCGATTGGTCGTCTGACAATTTGCGGACTGGCGTGGCGGCGGAGCACGACGGATACTGTCGATTGATGCATCCGGCGATCCATCGCCGAAGCGTTCGGCTCGACACTGAGAGTGCGTCGATTGAACTCGTTGACGAGATTATCGGGAACGACAGGCACCGGGTTCGTCAGTATTTTCATTTCGCGCCGGAGTGCCGGGTCTTCACAGTGAATCCGCACCTGATTCGCCTTGTTCGGCCCGAGGGTGAGTTGGATATCGCGCTTGATCCGGCGACGAGCGTTTCCCTGTTTGTGGGCGACCCACGCACAAAGCTTGGATTCGTGAGCCGGCGTTATCACGATCGTGCCGTGTCCACAACGCTGGTCGCCGGCTGCGAGAGCAATCGAGGCGTCCGCATAACAACGCGAATGTGGGCATACTGCCCGAATAGAGGACGATCAAGGATTTCCGACGGAGATCCCGAATACAATCGACATTACGGCTTTGAAGGAATTCAGGAACGATCGGCCTCGACGAAAATCACGCCGTGA
- a CDS encoding choice-of-anchor M domain-containing protein yields the protein MDSPNRLRSAAILAAFTIVSAASGRIAIAGEPDCDYIVSAVRTVYFGIETPLPNPDHPVAVSTGHTDLNVPYQACSWSVEVSPSSGQISLEDALIYGGPPARYSLPSIPAGFEFIGAVPNQTFWILPQSQTAGVIFLGMSSESMSFDDRDRICLWNPQDPRGGANVPGKWIRMEIVAVRGPVGGQFSVWQTSGPGQVSAFVSTFDGGITEEDAIHLAAGSHAHMNWGFTAAGLYEVDFRLSTFVIPIKGDVACDCVVDLLDMTAFVEALLTPHGLSGGDSDCNLENADVNADGSIDGADIQAFVDLLI from the coding sequence ATGGACAGCCCAAACAGGCTTCGCAGTGCCGCAATTCTTGCGGCGTTCACCATCGTCTCGGCGGCATCGGGCCGCATCGCGATCGCAGGCGAGCCGGACTGTGATTACATCGTGAGTGCGGTCAGAACCGTCTACTTCGGAATTGAAACGCCGCTGCCGAATCCCGATCATCCTGTCGCCGTCTCGACCGGCCACACCGATCTGAATGTGCCGTATCAAGCTTGCAGTTGGAGTGTCGAAGTCTCGCCGAGTTCTGGACAAATCTCGTTGGAGGATGCGCTAATTTACGGCGGCCCCCCGGCGCGCTATTCGCTGCCCTCGATTCCCGCCGGATTTGAATTCATCGGCGCGGTTCCGAATCAGACGTTCTGGATACTGCCGCAGAGCCAGACCGCCGGTGTCATTTTTCTGGGGATGTCGTCCGAGTCAATGTCTTTTGACGATCGCGACCGAATCTGTCTCTGGAATCCGCAGGATCCGCGCGGCGGCGCGAATGTTCCCGGCAAGTGGATTCGTATGGAAATCGTGGCCGTGCGAGGCCCTGTCGGCGGTCAGTTCTCAGTATGGCAGACGTCCGGCCCGGGTCAGGTCAGCGCCTTCGTTTCGACTTTCGATGGCGGCATCACGGAGGAGGACGCCATTCATCTGGCAGCCGGATCACACGCCCACATGAATTGGGGATTCACTGCCGCCGGGCTCTACGAGGTGGATTTCCGGCTCTCGACATTTGTCATCCCGATTAAAGGCGATGTGGCGTGCGACTGCGTGGTCGATCTGCTCGATATGACTGCATTTGTCGAAGCGCTGCTGACACCGCACGGTTTGTCTGGCGGCGACTCGGATTGCAATCTCGAAAATGCCGACGTCAACGCCGATGGCTCGATTGACGGCGCTGATATTCAGGCGTTTGTTGATCTGCTGATCTGA
- a CDS encoding type II secretion system protein gives MKRTGFTLIELLVVIAIISILLAILLPSLSAARVAGYRTAAARNMEQIGLALNMYADDNEGYFPETTHGLPFNRSWIYTLRPYVGNVDEIRLCPMDPHRSERLANDSSSFILNEYIAVQHVDPFGNALESFTNLHRLRSPSSTITTFVAADSLSVSISSDHTHSRGWFAEAAEDPWSHIREDIQPDRYRSGAASPDGTRGSSNYLFADTHVEAIAATVLKQKADARIDFARPLGG, from the coding sequence ATGAAGCGTACAGGTTTCACTCTGATTGAATTGCTTGTCGTCATCGCCATCATCTCGATTTTGCTGGCGATCCTTTTGCCGTCGCTCAGTGCCGCAAGAGTGGCAGGATATCGCACGGCCGCCGCCCGAAACATGGAGCAGATCGGTTTGGCGCTCAACATGTATGCGGATGATAACGAAGGGTACTTCCCCGAAACGACCCACGGCCTCCCGTTCAATCGGTCGTGGATTTACACACTCAGGCCCTATGTGGGAAACGTTGATGAGATTCGCTTGTGCCCGATGGATCCGCACCGATCAGAGCGGCTCGCGAATGACAGTTCAAGCTTCATCCTCAACGAGTACATCGCGGTGCAACATGTTGATCCATTCGGTAACGCGCTCGAGAGCTTCACGAATCTCCACAGACTGCGAAGTCCCAGCTCGACGATCACAACGTTCGTCGCCGCGGACAGCCTGTCTGTCAGCATCTCGTCCGATCACACTCATTCGCGTGGTTGGTTTGCCGAGGCCGCCGAAGATCCCTGGAGTCACATTCGGGAGGACATCCAGCCGGATCGCTATCGATCTGGCGCTGCGTCGCCGGATGGAACACGCGGGTCTTCGAATTATCTCTTTGCCGATACGCATGTCGAGGCAATCGCCGCGACCGTGCTCAAGCAGAAGGCCGATGCGAGAATCGACTTCGCGAGGCCGCTCGGCGGATGA